In one Parageobacillus genomosp. 1 genomic region, the following are encoded:
- a CDS encoding enoyl-CoA hydratase/isomerase family protein: protein MMEAVKQYDHIRVEKNPEKKTATIVFDRPEKMNYISMLARSQFSEIFDELNKDDDVRVIIIKGEGTQAFSAGGNIPEFMEVHPEELSHLAVNVAAPERSPKPVIAQLQGYTFGVGFEIAMACDFRIAADDTLLALPEMNLGMIPGSGGTQRVAKIAGLTRAKDMIMRARRIPADEAYQWGLITKVVPKADLENEVNALADELMKFSPLALKVCKQVLNAAYETPLSAGLEIEGKAYGLLRTTEDFREGVAAFVEKRKPDFKGK, encoded by the coding sequence ATGATGGAAGCAGTAAAACAATATGATCATATTCGGGTGGAAAAAAATCCAGAGAAAAAGACGGCTACTATTGTTTTCGACCGTCCAGAAAAAATGAACTATATCAGCATGCTCGCGCGCTCTCAATTTTCGGAAATTTTTGATGAGTTGAACAAAGATGATGATGTTCGTGTCATCATCATTAAAGGAGAAGGGACTCAGGCATTTAGTGCAGGGGGAAATATTCCAGAGTTTATGGAAGTACACCCAGAAGAACTTTCACATCTTGCTGTAAATGTTGCGGCGCCGGAACGCTCTCCAAAGCCGGTGATCGCCCAACTACAAGGTTACACATTTGGAGTTGGGTTTGAAATTGCGATGGCTTGCGATTTCCGTATCGCTGCTGATGATACACTCCTAGCGCTGCCAGAGATGAATCTTGGTATGATTCCAGGAAGTGGCGGAACACAGAGGGTAGCAAAAATAGCTGGATTAACTCGCGCGAAAGACATGATTATGAGAGCAAGAAGAATACCAGCTGACGAAGCATATCAATGGGGGCTTATCACAAAAGTGGTTCCAAAAGCTGATCTTGAAAATGAAGTCAATGCGCTTGCGGATGAACTTATGAAGTTTTCACCACTTGCGCTAAAAGTATGTAAACAAGTACTGAATGCCGCCTATGAAACACCTCTTAGCGCAGGTCTTGAAATTGAAGGAAAAGCATATGGTTTGCTCCGTACAACGGAGGACTTCAGGGAAGGTGTAGCGGCATTTGTGGAAAAAAGAAAACCGGACTTTAAAGGTAAATAA
- a CDS encoding class I adenylate-forming enzyme family protein — MNLATLFDFAVERFPNRVAVVEGDKRYTYRQFHMEVTKVAASLQRIGIKQHDRVMILLKNRLENIIIYWALQKIGAVYTPINFRLAVKEVEYCVNDAEATAVVYESASQESVLKANFQQKPILIGVGEVEGADIYYNELVDRSPESFEKPMINDDDIAIMLYTSGTTGKPKGVPRTHKNEYSAALAHIIQNQYQDGESTLGTMPLYHTMGMRSLLSIVFLNGKYVILHDFDAKEALELLESEGITSLYLVPTLYHDILNHEEFHNYDLSKLKKIGYAGAPMTTALAEKCVKMLQPEVFVNHYGSTEIYTFTINPNVAEKPGCAGKPGLHQNIRIVKADPNGNSTPEDIVQKGEIGEIIVNIESPESFKGYWNRPDATKKAIRDGWYFTGDLGMLDEDGDLYVVGRVDDMIISGGENIHPIEVEDVLSKHPKVHEVAVIGEEDERWGQIVAAYVVPKDPSLTCQELDHYCKNNTTLSNFKRPRKYVFIKEIPKSPVGKILRRNLRNGEFELYINENEKIVYKNKILILRKGNQ, encoded by the coding sequence ATGAATCTTGCCACGCTGTTTGATTTCGCTGTCGAACGTTTTCCAAACCGAGTCGCTGTTGTAGAAGGCGACAAAAGGTATACGTACAGACAGTTTCATATGGAAGTGACCAAAGTAGCAGCATCGCTTCAAAGAATCGGCATTAAGCAGCATGACCGCGTAATGATTCTTTTGAAAAATCGCCTTGAGAATATAATCATTTACTGGGCACTTCAAAAAATTGGAGCCGTGTACACGCCGATCAATTTCCGCCTAGCTGTGAAAGAAGTCGAGTACTGTGTAAACGATGCGGAGGCGACCGCTGTTGTATACGAAAGTGCCAGCCAGGAATCCGTTTTGAAAGCGAATTTTCAGCAAAAGCCGATCCTGATTGGTGTTGGAGAAGTGGAAGGGGCTGACATTTATTATAATGAACTCGTTGACCGAAGCCCTGAAAGTTTTGAAAAACCGATGATTAATGACGATGATATAGCTATAATGCTTTATACATCTGGCACAACAGGAAAACCAAAGGGTGTCCCGCGAACCCATAAAAACGAATACAGTGCAGCTCTTGCCCATATTATTCAAAATCAATATCAAGATGGGGAAAGTACATTGGGCACGATGCCACTCTATCATACGATGGGAATGCGCTCCCTTTTATCCATCGTGTTTTTAAACGGCAAATACGTTATTTTGCATGATTTCGATGCTAAAGAAGCGCTTGAATTATTGGAAAGCGAAGGAATCACATCGCTTTATTTAGTTCCTACATTATATCATGACATTTTAAATCATGAGGAATTTCATAACTATGATTTGTCCAAGTTGAAGAAAATAGGCTATGCTGGTGCACCAATGACAACCGCTTTAGCGGAGAAGTGTGTTAAGATGCTGCAGCCGGAAGTTTTTGTTAACCATTATGGGAGCACAGAAATTTACACGTTTACGATCAATCCTAATGTTGCGGAAAAACCAGGATGTGCAGGTAAACCAGGATTACATCAAAATATCCGCATCGTTAAAGCCGACCCTAATGGTAATTCAACACCGGAAGATATTGTTCAAAAAGGGGAAATTGGTGAAATCATTGTCAATATTGAATCTCCGGAAAGCTTCAAAGGTTATTGGAATAGACCAGATGCTACAAAAAAAGCGATTAGGGATGGCTGGTATTTTACAGGAGACCTCGGCATGTTAGATGAGGATGGAGATTTATATGTTGTTGGACGTGTAGACGATATGATCATTTCCGGCGGAGAAAATATTCATCCTATTGAAGTGGAAGATGTTTTGTCAAAACATCCGAAAGTACATGAAGTGGCTGTCATCGGTGAAGAAGATGAGCGCTGGGGACAAATTGTAGCCGCTTATGTTGTGCCAAAAGATCCATCGCTCACATGCCAGGAACTAGATCATTATTGTAAGAACAATACAACGCTTTCCAATTTTAAACGTCCGAGAAAATACGTATTTATTAAAGAAATACCAAAAAGCCCTGTTGGGAAAATTCTCCGTCGTAATCTAAGAAATGGAGAATTTGAACTTTATATAAACGAAAATGAGAAAATAGTTTATAAAAATAAAATACTAATATTAAGAAAGGGGAACCAATGA